One part of the Mya arenaria isolate MELC-2E11 chromosome 3, ASM2691426v1 genome encodes these proteins:
- the LOC128228888 gene encoding uncharacterized protein LOC128228888: protein MESVDDLVQPPATLAEVKSGLQRAYLEGIDFIRLKVKESEEELTQLKLSFYQCASDEEDEFEKYLVKCNEQFLQANNELRRKNVTLKVLDSELEIVTLLNTLREKCEVDKGEIGFISEFWENIKATMESMTILLNKFKTSVVERLRGNCISYYNNTEIHLDVSARYTEEITKYLTDLERTLNDTQILIKSYSSGVHQDMFSHTKFTEGILVSCDLKAFPILRLFPDLTEKIESMLSIALMWLDRDEKYMYEINDYIRETRSMAKKRVDEMKIQKEKLKKFEKAVKSANILLHNNKEKLQRIETDLNQLEQTFGVYKQQMQMKYGEKSQKESMVDFLKITLSQTKKNYNLQLKRQRLLKQVEELEGFLDHLEQDLSGVQYKIQAKAQQKDMLSIKLETSEKSYGALKTNLDNFSDNLERLEQEVNGLSGQLLQLEIIQTCKSSPENIDGVFDRPQSVKLAPSLKEKIKRKRKIMPPVH from the exons ATGGAA AGCGTTGATGACTTGGTCCAACCACCCGCCACGCTAGCAGAGGTCAAGAGCGGCTTGCAGAGGGCGTACCTGGAGGGAATAGATTTCATCAGGTTAAAG GTCAAAGAGAGCGAAGAGGAGTTGACCCAGTTAAAGCTCAGCTTCTACCAGTGTGCATCGGACGAAGAGGATGAATTCGAGAAATACTTGGTCAAGTGTAATGAACAATTCCTTCAAGCCAACAACGAGCTAAGGCGCAAAAATGTCACGCTTAAGGTCCTAGACAGTGAGCTCGAAATAGTCACCCTTTTGAATACTCTCCGGGAAAAATGTGAGGTCGATAAAGGGGAGATAGGGTTCATATCCGAATTCTGGGAAAATATTAAGGCTACAATGGAGAGTATGACGATTTTGTTGAATAAGTTCAAGACCAGTGTAGTGGAACGGTTGCGTGGCAACTGTATTAGTTACTATAACAACACTGAAATTCATTTGGATGTATCGGCTAGATATACGGAAGAGATCACCAAATATTTGACCGACCTTGAACGAACTTTGAATGACACTCAGATCCTGATTAAGAGCTACTCAAGCGGAGTTCATCAGGATATGTTTTCACATACCAAGTTCACAGAAGGAATCCTTGTTTCCTGTGATCTCAAGGCTTTTCCGATACTTCGGCTGTTCCCGGATCTTACGGAAAAGATCGAATCAATGTTGAGCATAGCGCTGATGTGGTTAGATAGAGATGAGAAGTACATGTACGAAATCAATGACTACATCCGAGAAACGAGGTCAATGGCCAAGAAAAGGGTTGACGAAATGAAAATACAGAAAGAAAAGCTGAAGAAATTTGAGAAAGCTGTGAAATCTGCCAATATTTTACTACACAATAACAAAGAGAAGCTGCAGCGAATTGAAACAGATCTGAATCAATTAGAACAAACTTTCGGTGTGTACAAACAACAGATGCAAATGAAGTATGGTGAGAAATCGCAGAAAGAAAGTATGGTGGATTTTCTCAAGATCACACTTTCACAGACCAAGAAGAACTATAACTTACAATTGAAGAGACAAAGACTTCTGAAACAGGTCGAAGAGCTCGAAGGATTTTTGGATCATCTTGAACAGGATCTGAGTGGTGTTCAGTACAAAATACAAGCGAAAGCTCAACAAAAGGACATGCTTAGCATAAAGCTGGAAACTAGTGAAAAATCCTACGGTGCTTTGAAAACTAACCTTGACAACTTCTCAGATAACCTTGAAAGACTTGAACAAGAGGTAAATGGCTTATCAGGACAGTTACTACAGCTAGAAATTATTCAAACATGTAAGTCTTCCCCGGAAAATATTGACGGTGTTTTTGATAGACCCCAGTCAGTAAAACTTGCTCCGTCCTTGAAAGAGAAAATAAAACGAAAGCGTAAAATCATGCCCCCGGTACACTGA
- the LOC128226094 gene encoding uncharacterized protein LOC128226094 isoform X3 — translation MDSSRSCRTDTSLVSVDDLVQPPATLAEVKSGLQRAYLEGIDFIRLKVKESEEELTQLKLSFYQCASDEEDEFEKYLVKCNEQFLQANNELRRKNVTLKVLDSELEIVTLLNTLREKCEVDKGEIGFISEFWENIKATMESMTILLNKFKTSVVERLRGNCISYYNNTEIHLDVSARYTEEITKYLTDLERTLNDTQILIKSYSSGVHQDMFSHTKFTEGILVSCDLKAFPILRLFPDLTEKIESMLSIALMWLDRDEKYMYEINDYIRETRSMAKKRVDEMKIQKEKLKKFEKAVKSANILLHNNKEKLQRIETDLNQLEQTFGVYKQQMQMKYGEKSQKESMVDFLKITLSQTKKNYNLQLKRQRLLKQVEELEGFLDHLEQDLSGVQYKIQAKAQQKDMLSIKLETSEKSYGALKTNLDNFSDNLERLEQEVNGLSGQLLQLEIIQTCKSSPENIDGVFDRPQSVKLAPSLKEKIKRKRKIMPPVH, via the exons AGCGTTGATGACTTGGTCCAACCACCCGCCACGCTAGCAGAGGTCAAGAGCGGCTTGCAGAGGGCGTACCTGGAGGGAATAGATTTCATCAGGTTAAAG GTCAAAGAGAGCGAAGAGGAGTTGACCCAGTTAAAGCTCAGCTTCTACCAGTGTGCATCGGACGAAGAGGATGAATTCGAGAAATACTTGGTCAAGTGTAATGAACAATTCCTTCAAGCCAACAACGAGCTAAGGCGCAAAAATGTCACGCTTAAGGTCCTAGACAGTGAGCTCGAAATAGTCACCCTTTTGAATACTCTCCGGGAAAAATGTGAGGTCGATAAAGGGGAGATAGGGTTCATATCCGAATTCTGGGAAAATATTAAGGCTACAATGGAGAGTATGACGATTTTGTTGAATAAGTTCAAGACCAGTGTAGTGGAACGGTTGCGTGGCAACTGTATTAGTTACTATAACAACACTGAAATTCATTTGGATGTATCGGCTAGATATACGGAAGAGATCACCAAATATTTGACCGACCTTGAACGAACTTTGAATGACACTCAGATCCTGATTAAGAGCTACTCAAGCGGAGTTCATCAGGATATGTTTTCACATACCAAGTTCACAGAAGGAATCCTTGTTTCCTGTGATCTCAAGGCTTTTCCGATACTTCGGCTGTTCCCGGATCTTACGGAAAAGATCGAATCAATGTTGAGCATAGCGCTGATGTGGTTAGATAGAGATGAGAAGTACATGTACGAAATCAATGACTACATCCGAGAAACGAGGTCAATGGCCAAGAAAAGGGTTGACGAAATGAAAATACAGAAAGAAAAGCTGAAGAAATTTGAGAAAGCTGTGAAATCTGCCAATATTTTACTACACAATAACAAAGAGAAGCTGCAGCGAATTGAAACAGATCTGAATCAATTAGAACAAACTTTCGGTGTGTACAAACAACAGATGCAAATGAAGTATGGTGAGAAATCGCAGAAAGAAAGTATGGTGGATTTTCTCAAGATCACACTTTCACAGACCAAGAAGAACTATAACTTACAATTGAAGAGACAAAGACTTCTGAAACAGGTCGAAGAGCTCGAAGGATTTTTGGATCATCTTGAACAGGATCTGAGTGGTGTTCAGTACAAAATACAAGCGAAAGCTCAACAAAAGGACATGCTTAGCATAAAGCTGGAAACTAGTGAAAAATCCTACGGTGCTTTGAAAACTAACCTTGACAACTTCTCAGATAACCTTGAAAGACTTGAACAAGAGGTAAATGGCTTATCAGGACAGTTACTACAGCTAGAAATTATTCAAACATGTAAGTCTTCCCCGGAAAATATTGACGGTGTTTTTGATAGACCCCAGTCAGTAAAACTTGCTCCGTCCTTGAAAGAGAAAATAAAACGAAAGCGTAAAATCATGCCCCCGGTACACTGA